A region from the Linepithema humile isolate Giens D197 chromosome 1, Lhum_UNIL_v1.0, whole genome shotgun sequence genome encodes:
- the LOC136998702 gene encoding uncharacterized protein, protein MTRMRISSLPKEFGNLPLVDLDLSYNNLRKSEQFSWEWSMQAPIRHTLRYLNLSHNYIKFIPKELGTLPHLMCLNLSSNHLGKSDRNTWEWLEQTAIRIRLCDLNLSDNLLMELPPQIGKLNTLFFLNLKCNKLKYLPQSLANLKNLTFLDLSDNDLLYLPGSIAQSWAFINVNGNPFNLDDDSYDNSTTNLEVPSLLDCSAEIFLKYRLNYTNGLPQELVKYLDNKRYCFFCVTPCFRYYGKRFINYLKYKKILDPKFIPVLSLHIEKAKFECYACSSECAKRLKFD, encoded by the exons ATGACAAGAATGAGAATCAGTTCTTTACCAAAGGAGTTTGGTAATTTACCTCTTGTGGATCTTGATCTATCGTATAATAATCTTAGAAAATCTGAACAATTCTCATGGGAATGGTCAATGCAAGCTCCCATTAGACATACTTTAAGATATCTCAACTTAAGTCATAATTAT atCAAGTTCATACCAAAAGAGTTAGGTACTTTGCCTCATCTTATGTGTCTTAATCTCTCTTCTAATCACCTTGGGAAATCTGATCGCAATACGTGGGAATGGCTAGAGCAAACTGCAATCAGAATTAGATTGTGTGATTTAAATCTGTCGGACAATCTG ttAATGGAATTACCGCCACAAATTGGAAAactaaatactttattttttttaaatctcaaatgcaataagttaaaatatttaccacAAAGTCTcgcaaatctaaaaaatttaacatttcttgATTTGTCCGacaatgatttattatatttaccagGAAGTATAGCACAGTCATGGGcgtttataaatgttaatggGAATCCATTTAATTTAGATGACGATAGTTATGATAATTCGACTACGAATTTGGAAGTGCCAAGTCTTCTGGATTGTTCAGCTGAAATTTTCCTGAAATATAG ATTAAATTACACAAACGGATTACCACAAGAATTGGTCAAATATTtggataataaaagatattgctTCTTTTGTGTAACTCCATGTTTTCGTTATTATGGAAAGCGCTTCATAAATTATCTTAAGTATAAGAAAATACTGGATCCTAAGTTTATCCCGGTTCTATCACTACATATTGAGAAAGCAAAGTTTGAATGTTACGCTTGTTCATCAGAATGTGCTAAAAGATTAAAGTTTGATTAG